DNA from Nitrospira sp.:
TGCCGGTGGGGGCGGTGTCACGGCCACGGGCGGTGGGGGCGTGGCGGCAGGAGGAGTTGGCGGCGGGGGCGTGGCTACAGGGGGTGCCGGCGGAGGAGTCGATACCGTGGGGGTCGTCGTGACCGTCAAGGTGACTGGGACACGCAACACGTTCATGAAGTTATTCGGCCCATAATCGACGACGTATACGACGGCCGAGTAGGTCCCGGCCGCGAGGCCGGCGGTCCGGGCCGTGATCACCAATTGATCCGTTTCAGTGGTAATGGTATGGGTGCTGCCGTAGGGTGGATTCATCCAGACCCATCCCTGGTTGGTACTGAGGTAGTAGGTGTGTTGATCGGTACTCGATTTCCGGAGCGTGATGGTACCGGCGGCGGTTTTGCCCATCTGTGCCGTCAAGCTCAGCGCAAAGGGACTCGGCACAATGGGGGCGGTTCCGTACTCGCCGGCCTTGGCAACGGCGGCGGCAATGGCAGGTTGTTGCAGGAGGCTATAGGTCGTCGAGCTGTCTGCTGCCGCGGCGATCGGGATCATGACTGTTTGGAGCAGTGTGGAATACAAACAACCGGCAACACTCACCATCAACAAGCTCGTGGGAGTTTTCATGGTCTGACCTCCGGGGAAAAAGGCAAGATGGTGGATGAGCAACCGCCATGCCATCCGTTTGGTCATATCCGTGGCCAGAAAGCCGCGTCACAAGCCGTTTTGTCGGCGATCCACGTCTGACGTTTAAATTGCCGGGTGGCGTCGTGCAAGTTGGAGCAGACGCTGAAGGGGAAATCCTTCGTCGGCGCCTCTATGCGAAATGGATAAACACAGATATGGAGAAATCGTCTTGTCGGCTGTCCTTGTCGGCTGCGAGAGGCGGAGTAAGGTTGCGTTAGAGGGTCGAGTGTCGGGAAACCCAATCGGTGAGCAACGTCAGCATCCGTTGAAAATCAGAAGGGTTGGTAAACCGGTGGTCTGCCCCTGGGAGAATCTCCAGACGTTTGAGGCCTGGCAACGCGTCGAAGAGCCGCCGGCTTTGGTGGAGGGGAACATATTCGTCTTGATCACCCTGGACGATCAGGGTTGGTACGGTAATGGTTCGAGCCAGCTCGTAGGCGATCCGGTCGAGGCAGTCTTCGTAGAACGCATAATCGAGGGGAAGACGAGTCGGACCCCCATGGAGATCCGGGATCGTGCCGGTTCGTTCCCATTCCTGTAACCCATTCTCTCCAAGTTCCAGGCGAAGTTCCTCTCCGAAGTCGACGACGGGACATTTCAGTGCGAGGCAGGTCAGCGGCGGGATGGAGGCCCGGGTTGAGCTGTGTGTTCTGGTCCAGTCGGAGGCGGCGAGCAGTGAGACGAGACCGCCGAAGCTGGAACCGACCAGAGCCGGCCGACGATAACCACGACCGACCAGATAGTCCAAGGCCGCGAGCGCTTGGCCGACCGCGAGCGTCGTCGTCAATTTGGCGAAGGGCCCGTCGCTGTCGCCATGTCCGAAACAATCGAACCGAAAGGCGGCGATGCCTTGCTCGATCAACAGATCAGTCAGTGCCCGATTGCTCGTGCTGTTCTTGTGGGACAGAAAGCCGTGGCAGAGTACGGCAATGTGATCGGTTGCCTGGTTCGGTACGGCAAGGACGGCAGCGATGCGATGGCCGAGGGGGTCGTGAAAGGATAGCGTTTCTTCCATAGGATCGATGGGTACAGTAAGGTGCGATGTCGCGCGGCTAGCCTTTGGCGGCGCGTTCGTCGGTCGGGTATGTCCCGATCGCTTGCGTCATTTTTATCGTCATCACTAAGAGGTGAATCAGGAGCAACCCCAGACTGATCCCTGTTGCGGTATGGACCCAGAGCGAAGAAAGCGGGAAGTTCCAGGTCATCGACGCGACCAGTACGAGACCCAAGGTTCCAAAGCTGAGGGTGGATACCTGCAGCGCCCGCCAGCGATTCATGATTCGATCGAGACTTTCCCGATAGGGGGTCTGTTTCTTGTGGCTCGTGACCCGTTGGGCGGACAACAACGCGGGCAAGGCATAAGACAGCGCACCGACGGCCGCTTGCAGGAGAAATCCAATAAAGGCCGTGTGGGTGTATGCGACCAGGTGAAGGGTCCCGTAGGGCATCGCCGGGGGAGTCCACAAGGAATTGATGCCGACCGCCATGCCGATGAAAGTCATGATGAAAAAGAAAAACAGGCCCGTCATGAGGTGATCGACGGCGACGGAACCGGGCTGGCCTGCCTGGTTCCAGGTGCGGAAGAGATTCACGCTGCAGAGTCCCAATGTGATCAACAGACAGGTGCCGGCGACCAGTTGAATGTGGACCGAGGAGAGAAGAAAGCCCGTCAGCATCCCTGCAGCGACAGCTGGAAGCAGGAGCAACACTGCCTGGCTCAGGCCGGCTCTGTGCAACGGGCGGTGCAACAGGACAGGCACCGTCAGTTGGATCGTGCCGACGGTCGCGAGGCTGAAGAACAACAACAGGCCTGAGTGCAGATGGCCCAACCGGAGCATCCCATGCCAGGTGGGGAACCAGACTCCGGCGAGGAGTTCCCCAAGGACCAGGCAGCCGAACAGACCGGCCAAGGTCAACCCAAAGAAGAAGCCGGACAGAGGCGTCCAACCCGGACAGGTTCGAAGCGCCTTCATCATTTCGCGCGCCATGGGAAAAAAGAGAGCCATCAGCAAGAGTCCGGCGATGAGGGTCAGGTTGGCATCGCGCAACCCGGCACCGATAGCCAAGCCGAGGGCCGTGAGGTTCAAGCCGATGAACAGCCCGCGGTGCTTCCGCCGTTTGGCCTGATGGCCGGCCAATTCGACGGTGGTCAGTGCCAATCCGGCCGTCATCTGGAGCAGGCCTCCAACGAGGGCGCCATGGACATGCAGCAGGCGAAGGCCAGGAGGGAGCGGAGAGCCGCGCACGATGCCGAGAAAGGTGGCCAATCCCACCAGCGAGGTCAGCAGAAGCCAGCCCCATCCGACCAGGAGAAACGATAGCGGCGACCCGAGGCCTCGACTCATGGAGCTAGCCCTGATTCAGGAAATAGAAGTGGTTGGTGGGACCCTTGCCATGTCCGATGGCCAGACTATGTCTGATGGCTTCGGTGAGGTAGGTCTTGGCGGTTTGAACGGCGTCCGGGAGCGCCTTGCCGCGAGCCAGATGCGCCGCGATGGCCGAGGCGAAGGTGCAACCGGTGCCGTGAGTGTGCGGCGTGTCGATGAACTCGCCCTTGAAGATGTTGAAGAAGCGGCCGTCATAGAGGAGATCGGTTGCGCGATCGCCCGGCAGATGGCCTCCCTTAATGAGGACGTTGGCGCAGCCGAATTGATGGATGACCTTGGCGGCGCGGCGGGCATCGGCCAGCGAGGTGATGGCGATGCCAGAGAGTTGTTGGGCTTCGTGCAGGTTCGGGGTCACCAGCAAGGCCAGCGGAAACAGGTCCTTCTTCAGCCGGTCGATGGCGTCCGGCTTCAAGAGGGCCTGCCCGCCCTTGGCGACCATGACCGGATCCACCACGAGATTCTTGACCTGTTGTGGTTTCAACAGTTTCACCACGGTCGTGATGATGTCCGCCGACGACAACATGCCGATCTTGACTGCGGCGACATCAAAATCGTCGAAGATCGCATCGAGCTGGGCTGCGACGATCGAGGTGGGCAACTCGAACACGTCGGCGACCTCTTCCGTGTTCTGGGCCGTGATGGCCGTAATGACCGACATGGCATAGACGCCGTTGGCCGACATGGCCTTCAAGTCCGCCTGGATTCCTGCCCCGCCGCCAGAATCCGAACCCGCTATCGTCAAGACTTGTTTGATCATGCTGTTCCCTGTACCGAGGTTGCGGAGACGATTATGGTGTGGAGGTGACTGGTTCCTGCGTTGCAGGGGGTTCGGCACCGGTTGCCGGCGCTGCATCCAGTTTCAGCCCGTCCAGGATGACGAGGCGGTCCGGTCTGGGTGACGTTTCGTGGTAATGCAGACTGACGGTCCCCGGGGTCGGTCTGTCGTTCACCGGAAATGAGAGATTTGCGCGCTGCTGCTTCATGGGGTTCAGTTCCAGGCCGCGGGTACAGAGCCCTTCGCGACTCTGGGCGACATCCTGTTTCCATTGCTCACCCTGCTCGTTCTGCAAGTAGGTATCCAGCAACTGGCAGCCGATCTTCACCGGTTGGGGAGAACGGTTTTCAAACAGCAGGTCGAGCGCGATCCGGTCGTCCCGCCGGGTGATGCCGAGTACGCTGACTTTGTACTGGTCATTCTCGTGGCTATCCAGCACAGGGACGGTCGGCTCCGGCGCGGCGATCGTTGCGGCCGGTGGCGAGGCATCAGGTTGCTTGAGGAGAGCGGCGAGCGGTCCGGCCTTCGGGACGACCGCCCGTGCTGCGCCGACCGGATAGACCGTGTAGGGACCGATCAGTTTGGCCGTGACCTGGATTCCCTCGGGAATTTCCAGGTAGGCCCCGGTGACGAACAGGTCGGCCCTCAATGCCTTTGCGACCTTTTTGGCCGCCTTGGCCTGTGAGGCTTCCAAGTGGGTGAGCTGATGTTTCTTCATGGTGGCAGCCAGGAGTTTGTGATCGACCACTTTGAGTTCTCCCGCCACGAGCAAGTGCGTCGCCAGTTCTTCGGAGAGGAACCGTCCGATCGGCGTCACCTCCCCCTTGCTGTCGACGAAGTCCATCACCGCCAGCCGCCCTTTTTTCATCTTGATGGCTTCCGCCGCCACACCTTCGGCCAATTCCTTCAGGCTCTCCTCATATTTCGACGCAGCCTGGACGGAAGAGTGCCAGAGCACGATAAGAATAAGGAGGCACAGCAGGCGTGTCATCGATCGCTACTCACGGCCGAGTCAATAACCGCCCACATTATACTCAGGTGCTCGACGCTGTCCAGCCCGGCGCCATTCAAGGCGAGCGCGGGGGCATGAGGAGTTTTGCCGCGAGTCGTCCCACCGCGTACCCGATCGGCAATAGGAGGAGCAGGGTGATCGGCAGAAAGACATAGGCGAGCGCCCCTTGGGCATCGGGATGGAGGAGCACCGCAATGTGAGTCCAGCCTGCCAGGGCCAGCATGCCGAGCCATGCACAGGCGAGACCCAGCGTCCGGCGGTTCGCGATCAATGGGTCTTGGATCGAGGCAGTTCCCAGGTGAAGCAATATCACGACCGACAGGATGACGAAGGGAACCGCCGTCAGCACGCCAATGAGGAAAAGATTGTAGCCGGGAGCGAAGAGGTGCAGGGTGAAGGATCGCCAAGCCTGCGCAAACGGAATGTGTCGAACCGTCTTGTCGACCGCCAGTATGATGGCCCAAGGAAGCAGAAGGCCAATCACCGAACTGGCCCAGAACCCAACGCGGGTGAAGAGCCTGAATCGAGAGGACCGGTCTTGCACCATTTCGGTCATCGACGTTGTCCCTCTGCCGCCGATTCTGGGGATATTGCCGCGCTTGCCTCAATGGCCGCGAGCGCTTCCGCGACCGTCGTTCGAACGACCGGATCGGGATCTTCGAGCTGTTGCCGGAGGGCAGGAAGTGCTTCCTTCGCCGCCGGGCCCATCGCGCCGAGCGCTTCCACCGCCAGGTATCGAATGAAAGGCTGGTCATCCTGCAACAGCGCCATGACGGCCGGCAAGGCTGTACTTGCCGCTGGGCCTGATTGTGCGAGTTGGTGCAATGCATAGTCGCGCGCGGTCGGTTGGCCTGCCATCAGGCCCAGCGACCGGAGATGGGCTGCATCATCTGACCTCGGCCTATCCAAGGCGCTGCGGGCTAATGAGGCGATCGTCTTATTTTGATCGTCGAGGAGCGGAGTCAAGGCGGTCACGGCATCCTGTGACAAGGGGACCGTAAAGGCAAATTGGGCGACGGCCGTATGGCGGACCAGCGCCGAAGAATCCCGCAGGCCGTTCAGCAAGGCCGCCGCAATCGGCGCCGATGGAAGGCCGATGTTCGCCAGTGCCGTCAACCCGTTGCGTCGCACCAGGTCATCGGGGTCATGCGAGAGGGCCAGCAAGGCCGGCACGGTTGGTTTGGCCACAGGTCCGAGATTGGCGAGCACGGCGCCGGCCGTGCGGCGTTGCTGGACGTCGGGATCCTGGAGGCGCGGCGTAAAGTGGGCCATGACCTGACGGGCCGCCGTCAAGTCGATCGATTTGAGCGCCGCAGCCGCCGTGGTGTTGGCATGCTGGTTGCCGTCTTGCGTGGCTTGTGTGAGCAGCACCGGCACGGCCGCTTTTGCAGCCGGTCCGACCTGTCCCAATTGCTCCGCCGCAATGATGCGCGTCGAAGGGTCGTCGTCCTTGAGCAGCTCGATCAACGCCGGCACCGCCCGCGCGCCGGTCGAGAGCCAATACCACAGGCCAAGCAAACCGATGCACAGCACGAGTCCGCCCAGGTGCAGGCCGATTTCCCGTGAACTCAGGATGGTGGGCGATGGAGAGGACGTGGGCATAGGCGTGGTTGGTGAAACCTCAATCCGAATTGCACATGGTTCCAAGAGATCATGGCAGCAACGGGCCGGCGGAGCAATGGATCACTGTGGTGCAGGAGTCGAAAGCCGACAGGTCTGATTGGCCGAGGTTTCGATCTGGCCCGGCTGCCGAAGTCCCAAGCGGTGGCCAGGATCTGACACAGGCTGGGGACGTAAAGCCCTGAACGTTTGCGCCGCCGCTTCCGAACATGCTGAAGGTCATGTTGGCTTGCGTCCCCCGGCTTGAGGAGGTGTCGAAGAAGGCCGCGATGTCGGCGCCCAACAGCTTGTCGACCCTCAGCACCTGCGCCTCGTCATCGAGCGTGTGGGTGAAACGGATCGTTTGCTCATCGAACACCTGCTTCAGTCAAGCGCGTTCACCGACCATCAGTCCGTGCTTTTTCAACCAGGTGAGCCACAGCTTCGCGAACAGGGTCTGATACGGTAGGTTGCGAGATGGCATGGCGCAGCAGCCTTCTACAGCAATGGTCTTCACCAGGCAAGAGTAGGGAAGGACAGGCTGGGGGATTAGGGTTGTCAAAGATCAGGAGAGAGCCGGCTGCTGTTCGAAGGTCATGCCGTTGAGGTCGTGTAAGAGGCGAGGTTCGGCAAGGCCTGCGTCGCTGAGCTGTCCGGTCCAGAGGCGGCCGGCCTCGCCCCAGACCAGCCTAGTGCCATCCAGATCCGCCCATTCCCCACCCGGCTGTTTCAGGCAAAGGTCGGATTGTGTCCGGATGAGCTCATGCTCGTCCCAATAGCAGCCTTTGCCGGGAGGGCTACCAACCTGTGCATGGGCGTATTTCCGCAATAGCCAGCCGTTCCCAAGTGGTTTCTCGAAGATGTCGCATTGATCCGTGATGCCCGCCGAGAGGTAATCGTTGAGCATCCAGCCGTCTCGAAGCAGGCGCGGATAATAGATGCTGAGACATTCACCGCCTTTTCCGCCGGACGGCCGATACCTCTCATCGCGCCGCAGTCGGGTCTCATCCCGGTCGTTTCCGTGGCACCCGTTGAGCCAATATCGGCTGTTGTCGATGAAGAGGCCTCCGCCGTTCCAGCAATCCCCCTTGGGAAAGAAGGCTGAGGCTTTCAGGTAGGGCGTGCGAGCGATCGCCGACCAGGACCCCCTCGACGGACTGTGCCACTTGCCGTCCATTGCGAAGTAGATGAAATGCTTGCCGTCCGGCGAGAGATCGCAGCGCCGCTCATAGATCCGACCCTTGAACCATTGGCCAAGTGTGAACTCGTCGGTGTGGCGATCCCAAAGTATCGTACAAACCCGGCGCGATGGCCCCCGGCGGATGATCAGTCCGATCGGCGCCTCCCGCGCCAGGAGTACATGAAGTCTTGCCGGGAAGGATGGCATGATGAGAAGTGTAGCAGAGGAACGCCGGTGGTTATGAGGAACCGCGCTCCCATCCTCGCCTCCACTACAGGGAAATTTCATGCATAACCTAGGTGTTTCCCTTGTAGCCTATGGCCGATGGCAGGACTAGGATGAAAAGTAGGACAACCAGGAATGAAGGAGGTCTTTATGCCGGTTTACTTCCTCATCGCCTTGACGATCCTGTTTTGCGCCATTGCTGTCTGGGCCTCTGTCACCCAGGAGAGTGATCCCATGATGGGTGAAGACGAGCCAGATTGGGATGTCGAACCGCTCAATCAGCAAGAAGAATACCGCAAGGCCAGTTGAGCGTGTGGGTAGGGTGCTGTTCGGGCACGTCAGGCACTACCCGCGTCAGCCCTCACACCCCTAAATAGACGGGAACGAGTGTATCGACTGTTTGGTGTGTCTGCGAGACCTCTCCTATGATTGAGCAGAAAAGATTCTCGACTCAAAGTCTCAATATGAACCTTTGTCACTATCCACCGCGTGCCGTCTTTTTGAGAAGCAAACGAATCATTGCGAACATTCGGTGGAACAGGTAATCCACTTGCTCGCTGGTATCAATTGGTGCTCTGTTGGTTTCGCTATGTCGAATCCTAAAGTTGTTTCCCGTTTCAGTTAGGTCACGCGCTTCTTCTTCCAGCAAGCGCCGAAAGGTTGGTTCCGAAGCAGCTTTGTCTAAAAGGAGTGAAACGGAAGTTCGTTTATCGGCGTGCTCCAGAGTTTTTAGCCTTTCCCAAGCATCCCAAAGCTTTTCTAAAGAGTCTCTGCGGTTAGTCAAATCTGGGTCAAGGTACTTCGATCTCGCAGTTTCGAGAAGTGAATTGAGATCGTTGTCTCCTGTTCGGAACTGGGCTGAGTGGAGCGTCTCTCTTATCCCTTCAGGAGCCAGACGCGTTATTGCACCTTCTTCACTTAGTTCGAAGGCAATTCCATTTCTGG
Protein-coding regions in this window:
- a CDS encoding Hydroxymethylpyrimidine phosphate kinase ThiD, whose amino-acid sequence is MIKQVLTIAGSDSGGGAGIQADLKAMSANGVYAMSVITAITAQNTEEVADVFELPTSIVAAQLDAIFDDFDVAAVKIGMLSSADIITTVVKLLKPQQVKNLVVDPVMVAKGGQALLKPDAIDRLKKDLFPLALLVTPNLHEAQQLSGIAITSLADARRAAKVIHQFGCANVLIKGGHLPGDRATDLLYDGRFFNIFKGEFIDTPHTHGTGCTFASAIAAHLARGKALPDAVQTAKTYLTEAIRHSLAIGHGKGPTNHFYFLNQG